The Mucilaginibacter yixingensis genome window below encodes:
- a CDS encoding glycosyltransferase, with translation MKLLHVIASMNPTSGGPCQGIRSSDAEMHLYGVQREIVSLDSPDNAFLGMDDFPIYALGPVKTAWQYSPKLLPWLIEHLCNFDVVIINGLWLYSSYAAWKAMRIVKRQIAKKNDGRKLPKIYVMPHGMLDPYFQRAADRRLKAVRNLIYWELIEKYVVNDADGLLFTCEMEMVLARETFKGYRPKKEINVGYGIKPPPEYNDAMRTDFLEKCPEVENEPYLLFLSRIHEKKGVDLLIDAYARLIATGYQLPKLVIAGPGLVSSFGKKVHQMAYSNPQLQDKVYFPGMLYGNAKWGALYCSDAFILPSHQENFGIAVVEALACAKPVLISNQINIYMEIEAGGGGIIADDTIGGTIQMLKRWLELSADQRREAGNKALRIFNDNFHITSSSIAFTNAIK, from the coding sequence ATGAAGTTACTACACGTTATTGCCAGCATGAATCCCACAAGTGGCGGCCCTTGCCAGGGTATTCGCAGCAGCGATGCAGAGATGCACCTGTATGGCGTGCAGCGTGAGATAGTAAGCCTGGATAGTCCGGATAATGCTTTTCTGGGGATGGATGACTTCCCGATATATGCCCTTGGACCGGTTAAAACAGCCTGGCAGTACTCGCCCAAATTATTACCGTGGCTTATAGAGCATCTTTGCAACTTTGATGTGGTGATTATTAATGGCTTGTGGCTTTATTCAAGCTACGCGGCCTGGAAGGCGATGCGCATTGTAAAAAGGCAGATAGCCAAAAAGAATGATGGCCGTAAGTTGCCCAAAATATATGTAATGCCGCATGGCATGCTCGATCCCTACTTTCAACGCGCTGCAGACAGGCGATTAAAAGCCGTCCGTAACCTGATTTATTGGGAGTTGATTGAGAAATATGTAGTTAATGATGCAGATGGCTTGTTGTTTACCTGCGAGATGGAAATGGTTTTGGCCCGCGAAACCTTTAAAGGATATCGCCCCAAAAAAGAAATTAATGTTGGTTATGGCATAAAACCGCCGCCCGAATATAACGATGCCATGCGGACAGATTTTTTAGAGAAATGCCCGGAGGTGGAGAATGAACCATATCTGCTTTTCTTAAGCCGTATCCACGAAAAGAAAGGTGTGGATTTGCTGATAGACGCTTATGCCAGGTTGATTGCCACTGGCTATCAGTTGCCAAAACTGGTAATAGCCGGCCCGGGTTTGGTGAGCAGCTTTGGAAAAAAAGTGCACCAGATGGCCTACAGCAATCCGCAGTTGCAGGATAAGGTGTATTTTCCGGGCATGCTGTATGGTAATGCAAAATGGGGGGCATTATATTGCAGCGATGCCTTTATATTACCCAGTCATCAAGAAAATTTTGGGATAGCAGTAGTAGAGGCGCTGGCCTGCGCAAAGCCAGTGCTTATATCAAACCAGATCAATATCTATATGGAAATTGAAGCTGGCGGAGGCGGTATTATTGCTGATGATACCATTGGTGGTACTATACAAATGCTAAAGCGCTGGCTGGAATTATCTGCCGATCAGCGTAGGGAGGCAGGTAACAAGGCCTTGCGTATTTTTAACGATAACTTTCATATTACCAGCTCTTCTATAGCATTTACCAATGCTATAAAATAA
- a CDS encoding glycosyltransferase family 9 protein — translation MKRKRVLVYRIGSMGDTIIALPGFHKAVEAFPDAELILLANRPPSSKAAAAQTVLGEGYFFHQVINYPSFTRNPLVLLRLIRQLRVLKIDAMVNLTTTRIRKTIRSTKLGVLRDKLFFRAAGIKQFYGFPETTEDLVLTYDNETGKQEWEALRIARRLESLGPIDLTLDKYWDLHYTQQERVIAADVLKTLDPNRPVFAACAGTKRQPNDWEEYNWLALFKALKDDLPGWQLIMLGAEDERERAQKLLDCWNGDGVNLCGKTSPRVSGAALKHAKLFIGHDSGPMHLSAAGGTPCVAIYSARNLPGQWFPRGDFNKLIYHRVECAGCLLEECIAQQKKCILSITVDEVRKAIAEVIVEQKIDNLGFSAKTEI, via the coding sequence GTGAAACGCAAAAGAGTATTAGTGTACCGTATTGGCAGTATGGGCGATACGATTATCGCTTTGCCGGGTTTTCATAAGGCTGTAGAGGCATTTCCAGATGCCGAGTTAATTTTACTGGCTAATCGCCCGCCGAGCAGTAAAGCTGCGGCGGCACAAACGGTATTGGGTGAGGGCTACTTTTTTCACCAGGTTATTAATTACCCATCGTTTACACGTAACCCGTTGGTATTACTCAGGCTCATCAGGCAACTGAGGGTACTTAAAATTGATGCCATGGTTAACCTGACCACCACCCGCATCCGCAAAACGATAAGATCAACCAAATTGGGTGTGCTGCGTGATAAGCTATTTTTCAGAGCGGCAGGTATCAAACAGTTTTACGGGTTTCCAGAGACAACTGAAGATCTGGTATTGACTTATGACAATGAGACCGGTAAGCAGGAGTGGGAAGCACTCAGAATAGCACGCAGGCTGGAATCACTAGGCCCTATTGATCTGACGCTCGACAAATATTGGGATCTGCATTATACCCAACAAGAGCGAGTCATAGCGGCTGACGTCCTTAAAACGCTGGATCCAAATCGCCCTGTTTTTGCTGCATGTGCTGGTACCAAAAGGCAGCCTAATGATTGGGAGGAATATAATTGGTTGGCGCTGTTTAAAGCTTTGAAAGATGATTTGCCCGGTTGGCAACTTATTATGTTGGGTGCGGAAGACGAGCGGGAGCGGGCGCAAAAGTTATTAGATTGCTGGAATGGCGATGGCGTAAACCTGTGCGGTAAAACATCGCCGCGGGTGTCGGGTGCTGCATTGAAGCATGCGAAGCTATTTATCGGTCATGATAGCGGCCCTATGCATCTTTCGGCTGCTGGCGGCACGCCGTGTGTGGCCATTTACTCGGCCCGTAATTTGCCTGGGCAGTGGTTTCCGCGCGGAGATTTTAATAAGCTCATTTATCACCGGGTGGAATGCGCCGGTTGCCTGCTGGAAGAATGTATTGCGCAGCAAAAAAAATGTATACTTTCTATTACCGTTGATGAAGTGCGCAAGGCCATAGCCGAGGTAATAGTTGAGCAGAAAATAGATAACTTGGGTTTTTCGGCTAAAACTGAAATTTGA
- a CDS encoding glycosyltransferase family 4 protein, producing MKVVFSHPTGNEFVRAALKGLNDAHALQAFHTAIACFEGSALDKLAGIGPLSELRRRSFDKSLQPLTHMWPLKETGRLVADKLGMRNIITHETGMFSVDAVYRYNDKKTAASLKRGIDAVYAYEDGALLSFARAKQLDIKCLYDLPIGYWRAARRLMQNALDTRPEWAPTLTAFKDSVAKLSNKDEELRLADRIFVASSFTANTLKEYQGGQLAPVHVVPYAFPDVGAARDYNTSGRGPLKLLFVGGLSQRKGIADLFEAVDRIGNRVELTVVGRKTCDVCPALDAALARHRWIETMPHAQVLKTMREHDVLVFPSLFEGFGLVITEAMAQGTPVITTDRTAGPDVMTHGHDGWFTPAESVNELQTSIENLLVKPELIAKAGKAAIETARKRTWQVYSKELAEIIMNIK from the coding sequence ATGAAGGTTGTATTTTCACATCCAACGGGAAATGAATTTGTGCGGGCCGCACTAAAGGGGCTGAACGATGCGCATGCGCTCCAAGCTTTTCACACGGCTATTGCCTGTTTTGAGGGATCGGCGCTGGATAAACTGGCGGGCATCGGTCCGTTGTCTGAATTACGCAGGCGAAGTTTTGATAAAAGCCTGCAACCATTAACCCACATGTGGCCGCTTAAAGAAACAGGCCGCCTGGTGGCAGACAAGCTGGGGATGCGTAACATAATTACGCATGAGACAGGAATGTTTAGTGTTGACGCAGTTTATCGGTATAATGATAAAAAAACAGCGGCTTCGCTAAAACGAGGTATTGACGCAGTTTATGCTTACGAAGATGGGGCGCTGTTATCATTCGCGCGGGCAAAGCAATTGGATATAAAATGTCTGTATGATTTGCCTATTGGTTACTGGCGCGCGGCGCGGCGATTAATGCAAAACGCACTGGATACCAGGCCGGAATGGGCACCAACACTAACGGCTTTTAAAGACTCGGTGGCAAAATTGTCAAACAAAGATGAAGAATTAAGGCTGGCAGATCGTATTTTCGTGGCAAGTTCTTTCACAGCCAATACGTTAAAGGAATATCAGGGCGGCCAGCTTGCACCTGTGCATGTGGTGCCCTACGCTTTTCCGGATGTAGGCGCGGCAAGAGATTACAATACCTCGGGGCGCGGTCCGCTCAAATTGTTGTTTGTAGGCGGACTATCGCAGCGTAAGGGCATTGCCGATTTGTTTGAGGCGGTAGACCGCATAGGCAATCGCGTTGAACTGACCGTGGTAGGTCGTAAAACATGTGATGTTTGCCCGGCGCTGGATGCAGCGTTAGCCCGGCATCGTTGGATTGAGACCATGCCGCACGCGCAGGTATTAAAAACCATGCGAGAGCATGATGTGCTGGTGTTTCCGTCGTTGTTTGAGGGTTTTGGTCTGGTAATTACTGAAGCTATGGCACAAGGCACGCCGGTAATTACTACAGATCGTACCGCCGGGCCGGATGTGATGACCCATGGGCACGACGGTTGGTTTACCCCTGCAGAATCTGTTAACGAGTTACAGACATCTATTGAAAACCTGTTAGTTAAGCCAGAGCTAATAGCTAAAGCAGGTAAAGCGGCTATAGAAACTGCCCGCAAGCGCACCTGGCAGGTTTACAGTAAAGAGCTGGCAGAAATAATTATGAATATTAAATAA
- a CDS encoding glycosyltransferase gives MKIIFICASAEPGRDGVGDYSRRLAAALICLGHEAGILAINDHAVDEVTNANQSADGIDIKTLRIPASLSTNERLWFAKKYIGEAAPDWLSLQYVPFGFHPKGLKRGLGNELKSISGNIRWHVMFHELWVGMAEEESAKLIWWGKAQQYLIRGLLKKLDPKAVHTQTMLYQAQLKKLGVKAGYLPLFGNIPVTGEKLELRTDITFVLFGAIHSGGLIDAFAAEAARYASETGMTLQLLFVGRCGEEQYQWAQKWQAAGLQAEVLGEQSTEKISALLSSATAGISTTGLAVVEKSGAFAAMRNHGLPVISLSKPWTPFGVSEQPMPQGIVKYNGSNFNACLEQSIRYMPNANQVQQVAAQLIAGLPAQK, from the coding sequence ATGAAGATCATTTTTATATGTGCTTCTGCCGAACCAGGCCGGGATGGAGTAGGCGATTACAGTCGCCGGTTAGCAGCAGCGCTAATTTGTTTGGGGCATGAGGCGGGGATATTGGCAATAAACGATCACGCTGTGGATGAAGTGACCAATGCCAACCAAAGTGCAGATGGCATCGATATAAAAACATTACGCATCCCGGCATCGCTATCAACAAATGAGCGATTATGGTTTGCAAAAAAATATATAGGCGAAGCCGCCCCTGATTGGCTGAGCTTGCAATATGTGCCTTTTGGTTTTCATCCTAAAGGATTAAAGCGAGGCTTGGGGAATGAGCTGAAATCAATATCAGGTAACATCCGCTGGCATGTGATGTTTCATGAGTTATGGGTAGGCATGGCCGAAGAAGAATCGGCTAAGTTGATCTGGTGGGGCAAAGCGCAGCAATATCTTATTAGAGGTTTGCTGAAGAAACTAGATCCGAAAGCGGTTCATACTCAGACCATGTTATACCAGGCCCAGTTAAAGAAGTTGGGGGTTAAGGCTGGTTACCTGCCGCTGTTTGGCAATATCCCGGTGACGGGAGAAAAGCTGGAACTGAGGACCGATATTACTTTTGTACTCTTCGGCGCCATACACTCAGGCGGATTAATAGACGCTTTTGCGGCCGAAGCAGCGCGATATGCTTCAGAAACAGGTATGACCCTGCAACTGCTGTTTGTTGGCCGTTGTGGAGAAGAGCAATATCAATGGGCCCAAAAATGGCAAGCCGCCGGCTTACAAGCCGAAGTATTGGGCGAGCAAAGTACCGAAAAGATATCGGCTTTGTTGTCATCTGCCACGGCGGGTATATCAACCACTGGCTTAGCGGTTGTAGAGAAGAGCGGAGCGTTCGCAGCCATGCGTAATCATGGCTTGCCGGTGATATCGCTCTCAAAACCATGGACGCCTTTTGGCGTGTCGGAACAGCCCATGCCGCAGGGAATAGTAAAATACAACGGCAGTAATTTTAACGCCTGCCTGGAGCAGAGCATTCGTTACATGCCAAATGCTAACCAGGTACAGCAGGTGGCTGCGCAACTAATAGCTGGTTTGCCGGCCCAAAAATGA